The DNA segment CTTAACTGATAACCGCTATAGACAAACTGGACATCATATTCAGACAAATTGAAAAACCATAACACCAAAAACATGGTAGTATTACCATCACATCTGATAGTTTTTAAAATGCTACTAAGCTTCAAAACAGAACTTCCCTCAACAATAAACAACGCACCTGACTGTCAAAATCAGTAGGGGTAGCTAGCACCGCAAGGCGCAAGTCAAAAGGGAGCCTCCGGCACGCTACGCGAACAAAAGTTGAGCCTAAGCGTCGTCGAAGGGTCAAAAATCCAAAAGCTGATTATGTAGACTTGTGAACGACTTTAAATGGTTGTGATATTCACGCCGTGCTGTACTAGATATGTTTATAATTGCGGTCTTTAAGTTCTAATTGCTAGGTTAGAACATCATAAAACTTATCCAGAAAATTAAATTAAATTACCAAACGCAATAGACCTGAATAAGTGGTTTACTGCCAAAGTAAAATCATAAAATCCTTAGACTTATGAAGTAAAAAAAACGATGTCATAACTAGCGACACGCTACGTTAAAGCTACTTTAAACAACTTCCTTAAACTACCAAACAAAGGTTTGACTAAATTCAAAAAGCATCTCTCGTTATGCAGCATAGTAGCTTACGGGTAATCTACCTGTGGATAGTAAGCTGAAAAACATCTAGTTTGCATATTTAAATTTAGTTAAACTCTTGTGGGGAGGGCATACTATGGCTAACGCCACGCTACGCTAACGACAAGCTCAGTATAAGTTTTGCCCGCCCAAGGTACGTCTTAGCCCCCTCATCGCTTGCACCGGAGGGGGTTGGGGGTGGGGTTCTTGTACCTCATAACACCGAAAAGTGCTGTATGTAGGGTGTCTTATGGCTTTAGCCTAACGCACCGTCTTCTGGGTCTTGCAGCCGTAATCTCCTGGATCACAAACCCTACGTGTGTTTCATAAATCAAATATGAGTCCCATATCATACTTGGGGAATTAAAGTTAATTCTCTTGCAATAGTTTCTTGATCAATTAGAAAAATTCAATTACCCCTTAGCTAACCTATGGAAACAATTTGGAATGCGGTAAGAAGCATCAATTATTCCGGCGTACCGATTGCTAAAATCGTGACTGTGATCATTATCCTGACCTTAACACAGACATTAAGGCGATTTTTTGTTGCCATCATTTTTAAAAGCATTGAGCGTTTTACTAGCAGAAGTAAAACTACACTTGATGATGAGTTGATTACAATTATCAAGCCAGCTTTAAGTTGGTTGATTCTGATTGGTGGCTTTTGGTTGAGTAAAGAGGTTCTGGCAGAAGACATAGGGCTTCAACTGAGCCAGACAATCGGTAGTATGCTCAACTTAATAGTTATTTTTATAGTTGCCTATGTTGTTTACCGAGGCTCTTCTATTTTGGGTCAGATAATAGCCAACGTAGTGCTACACACTGAAACTGAACTTGATGAATTGCTCAGACCTTTAATGCCGAAGATTTTTCAATCAGCAGCAGTTATTATATTGACAATCAAGGCAAGTGAGATATTTTTAGGACAATCGGCGGCTGCATTGGTTGCTTTGTTAGGTGGCGCTGGTATCACTTTAGGTTTGCTGTTGAAGGATATTGTTTATGATTGGTTTTGTACATTAGTTATTTATTCCGATAACCTTTATCGAGAAGGTGACTGGGTGGGAATATCAGGAGTAGATGGTTTTGTGCAGATCCGAACTATTGGATTTAGAACCACAACACTGCATTTAACTAAGTGGGGTTCGATCATTAAAATGCCTAATTCCAAAATGATTACTGGAATTGTGGAAAATTGGTCACAAAATCCAGGTAAAGAATTAAAATGGGGCTTAGTTTTAACTCTCAAAATTGACAACATTTCGGCACGACAAACTGCCAGAATTTGTCAGAGCCTGGAAGAAATACCGAAGTCTATTCAGGGCTTGTCTCCATCATGTACGGTGAGGTTTAAACAAATTGAAAAAAATGCCCGTGTGATTGAAATTATGACATTTGTTAATGATGATAATTTCTACTTTACTGCTGAGAAAGACTTAAATTTAGCCATACTAGAATTACTGGAACAAGAGGGAATTGATTTCTGGAATGTGGAAGTTAGAACAGAGGCGGAAAAATATCAACGGAGTCTAAATGCACCCAACAATTGAAAAAAGTCTAGGGTGAAGAATACCGAATTGAACCTCACACGACTAGAAGCCGCGTGATTCGGAGCTTCACCGATCTGTGCCTGAATTACTTCAGGTCTTACAAGTTCTCCAAGAGGGGAGCAGGGAGCAGGGAGAAGGGGGAAAAGATGGTGATTTCCCAATGACCAATGACTACTGACAAATCCCCCTCTCATCTTCACTCAAATTCGAGTTATGCTGCAAATAATCATCCAACCAAGCGCAACCCCGCACCAGCAAATCATCCAAACTCTCCACAGGNNNNNNNNNNNNNNNNNNNNNNNNNNNNNNNNNNNNNNNNNNNNNNNNNNNNNNNNNNNNNNNNNNNNNNNNNNNNNNNNNNNNNNNNNNNNNNNNNNNNNNNNNNNNNNNNNNNNNNNNNNNNNNNNNNNNNNNNNNNNNNNNNNNNNNNNNNNNNNNNNNNNNNNNNNNNNNNNNNNNNNNNNNNNNNNNNNNNNNNNNNNNNNNNNNNNNNNNNNNNNNNNNNNNNNNNNNNNNNNNNNNNNNNNNNNNNNNNNNNNNNNNNNNNNNNNNNNNNNNNNNNNNNNNNNNNNNNNNNNNNNNNNNNNNNNNNNNNNNNNNNNNNNNNNNNNNNNNNNNNNNNNNNNNNNNNNNNNNNNNNNNNNNNTGAAACTCACACTCAAGAGCCTGCCCTGATGCCCATGAAATTGGTTACGTTCTTTAATATCACTGAGAATAGTATGCAAAGCATAAATCGGGCTAATAGCTGGGTATTCTTCCAGAGGGCGATTATCTTTAACTAAATTTTTCAACTCTTTACCCGTTTTAACTGCTGTCACTAGCCCTGCTAACTGGGTAAATTCAAACTGTCTAATAGCATTAACTCCCGCCCGTTCTAATTCTGTTCCCTTTTGCGCTTCTTGTTGGGCTACTTGCGCTAATTGTGCAGCTTGCTTTGCTGCTTGTTGTTCTAATTGCGCTGCTGTCAGAGTAATTTGTGCCTCTGCAACTTGAGATTCTGCTTGCTGTTGTTGTTGCTGTGCTTGTTGTGCTTTCTCGTTAGCAGTTCTCACTCTGTCCGTAGCCGTTTTAATTCTGGCTTCCGCTTCGACATTTTTCGCTGCTAATGCTGCGGCTTGCTGATTTACCTTATCTAACGCTCTTTTATTACTCTCAAAAGAGTATAATTAACTACTAGAAGATTAACTTACCAGGGGCGTGGAATTGGTTTCAAGAACGGCTACCTCGACTATCACAGTGGTAGATGAGTATTGCAATGCGTATAGAGACTTGTTCCCAGAAGTAAGGACATTTGAGAACTTCAAACATCTACACGTAGGAATGTTATCTGATATCAAACGTAAAACTTTACCAGAAATCGCCAAGGCAGTGGGCTTACATGACGCACAACCACTGCAAAACTTTTTGACAGATTCACCTTGGTCAGTAGTAGTTTTGCAAGATAGAAGATTAGAACTGACTCTGAAAATGTTGCAGGGACGTTCATTTAAGTTGGTAATTGATGAAACCGGGGATAAAAAGAAAGGTAAGACTACTGATTATGTAGCAAGACAATATATTGGAAACTTAGGGAAAGTGGATAATGGGATAGTTTCAGTAAATGCTTATGGAGTGTTGGGAGACTTGACTTTTCCGTTAATATTTCTAATATATAAACCAAGGAAGAGATTGGAAGAGAAGGGAGTATATAAAACCAAACCACAATTGGCAGTGGAAATAATTGAAACACTGCTAAAATATGGATTTAACTTTGACTTGGTTTTAGCTGATAGTTTGTATGGTGAAAGTCCAACATTCATCGCAGTAATAGACAAGCATAAAAAACCTTATTTACTTGCTATAAGAAGTAATCATGCCAGATTTAACGTACCGGAGAGAGAGGCTATATATGAGGTATGGCAGGAGTTTAAGCGTGTATTTAGTGATAAAAAAACTCAAAAAAGATATATACAACAAATCACTTGTGGTGATTCAAAGCTCATAACATATTGGCGAATCACTAATGACCCAGAGACTTTACCAAAAAATCAGACGTGGTATGTCAAAACCAACTTAAAAAGTGATATGGCTGACCAATTAGGAAACCTTTATGGATTTCGTAATTGGGTAGAGTATGCTTTTAAACAAGGTAAAAATGAACTAGGATGGGCTGACTTTAGACTTACTAATTATCACCAGATAGAAAGATGGTGGGAACTAATTATGAGTGCTTATTTATTAGTAAGTTTGCAAGCCAACGCTAGAAATGAATCTGATAGTGAAAGCCTCCATGAAAAAAGTTCACCGCCAACAATATCAACAGAACCAGAGAATTTTAGCAATCATAAATGGTGGGATTTTAATTTGGGATGGAAATCCACTTTAAACAATTTAAGATTAGTTATTCAACCATACGTATTCTGGAATTTAATTAAACCTTGGTTAATCGTTTTTCTTAACCCTAAGTTACAGTTAGGATTCCAGAAATTGATAGAGATAATGAATCAATTTCAAGGTTATATCACTGTGGATTCGGGATAAACCATCAGGTAATTCAAGGATAACTTCTTAAGGATTCACTATTTACAGGTGTTAAATAAAACCTAGATATAAATTTAGCTAAGGATATTCGCGCAGACTTTTTCTGCTGCACAATTTCTCTTGCTAGAAATATAGCATCCATGAACGATCGCCTGGGATAACCCTCGAAACCTGATTCTGTAACTCTTTCAAGTTGGTCAGTAGTATTGAGCGCATTTATTGTCTCTAAACTTGAGTTTATTTCATCTTCAAATTCGTCGTTAATCCTCTCTACAACTGTCAAATTTGATTCAGTCACAAAATCATCCCCTTGACTTGAATCTGTTTCATTATCAAGTTCCAATCCTGCATCTAAATATCGTGCATACCTCATCACTTCTTGCTCTAGTGCTTTTGGTATACGGATTGTGCTTGTTTCTTTATGATTCCAGGTAGATTTCCTGCCAGATTTTTCTCTATATCCTCCCCAGTTAGGGTTTAAGGCTTTTTTCGGATTTTTTTTATTCACTTAAAACATGATTTTGTTTCTTAATCATGTTACCTGTAATGTCTGCCATATCTTGTTTTTTTCACAAATATGTTTGATTGCTTCCCCATTTTCCGACATCCCACCGCCTGATTATTTATATTTCTCAAGAAATTCCCTAAATTCCCGGATTTTATCTTATTTTTCTCTTCCCAGAGGCATAAAAGAGCGCTAATTGTGCCTGTTTTCTTTCCGTCTCTTCCAAGCTTTGAATTGTTCGCCGATAATCATCTTCAGTTTTGGTTAATTTTCGTTCCGCCTGTTGTTGATTTTCATTAGCTTTACTGGCTGTACCAACTTGAATCACTGCATAAACAGAAGCTATACCGGAAACTACTAATAAAAACACTGATAAACGAGAACTTATCTTAAACCGCTTCTGACCTTCCCTAATCTTTGCTTCAGCTTCCTGGTTAGCAACAGCTAATATTTGTTTAGCTTCCTGTTCCTGTTTTAACTGCTCTTCAGCTAGAGCTAATTTAGCTAAGATTTCATTCCCCTGTTGTTGACGAATAAAAGAAACCAGATAATCATGCACCAACTGATACCTATCAGCCGGAGATTCTGGTAATAGCAACACCAAACCAGATTGCACAAAAATATCTAAGATCAAATCTAATCTATCAGTTTCTGCTGCCAACTTTGCTGTCAACTCAGCCCTAGTTTTCAAAGGACGAGTACCATTTTCATCTGTGAGTAAATATAAAATCAATCTGGCAGCGCGTTCATTTTCTGCCCCACAATCTTTAATAACCGATTCTAAAAATCCTTCAACCAGATTTTCTTTAGTCCCAAAATCTTGATACTGTTTTAAAGTTGTAATTTTCTTAGTTTGCAACTGCATCCCCACAAGTTGCAACTCAATTGGGCGTACCTCTCCAATCTTCACCGCTAAATCCTGCACTAATTGCTCAATTAAAGCAGCTTCTAAAGAAGATTGATTTCTCGTCTCCTCTGCAATCACACCTTCTAAACCAACGTCAGTTAATCCGTAATTCATAGCCTCTCTCCTCGTAAGAGAGAGGTTTGGAGAGAGGTTTTGCTGAGTCAAAGTTTGAATAACAGTCTTAGCATCTTCTGGTGAAAAATTACCCAAATAATAGCGAATATTTTTAGCCAGAATATTATTATTAATTACCTTTAAATCAAACAGCCGTTCTAACTCTAATAAATAATGTAAATAATCTTCTCTTAAAGACAGAATCACCTTGACAAAAGGAATATCTAAACAAATATGCAGAAACTCATAAAAACTGCGTCTATCACCTTGGTCTGGATAAACAAAGAAAAACTCTTCAAATTGGTCAAAAATTAACACCGTTAACAGATTACGGTCAGCATTGTTTCGCAACTCAGCTTCAATAGCGCCTGGAGAATTGAGAGAACTAGCATTTAACGACTGAATATTTGCTTTCAAACACTGACCCAACATTCCCACCCAATCTGTATAAACTCGCAACAAAATAGGTAAAACATTACGTCCCTCAATTGGTTGTTGTTGCAGTGTAGGAATTAAACCACCCTGTAAAATTGAACTTTTACCCACACCTGACTGACCATGAATTACAGTCAATTTATGCTCAGTCCCGCTAATTCTGTCACGTAACCGCGTCACATCTTGACTCCGACCGGAAGCAGCGATTTCTTGAGCCACACTATCTGTATTTTCTACCTGTAACTGTGCCGGATTTATAGCTTGTCTCTGAGGATTTAAATAAGATGCACCCACAAAAGCCCGAAACCCATATTGATGTTCAATTTGTAATTGTTCTTGCTTGAGATTAAAAGCTAAACGATATTCAGTTTTGTCAAAATAGAGTAAACGTAATCTTTCTAAAATCGAGATATATAATTGCGGATCATATTGCGGTTTACTTGCAGTTTTGGCAATTTGTAAATGCTCAATTGCGGCTGTAACTTCACCTAAACCCTGATCAGCACGAGCTAAAAGAAATTGATATAAACTAAGTTCATAAGGTGCTAAACTAGAGATATCATTTAGTATTTGCAGCGCTGTTTCTGCCAATTGCCTCGCATCTCGCCAGCGTGACTCTTGTAGCGCCACCAAATACTAAACTCAGAATTTCAATGGATAAGTAGAGAAAGTGATGTTTTAATTCGCGTTAACAGTCCTCAAGTTGGAGAATTTCTCGTTCTCAATGAATTACAATTGCGCTATCAGCCACAAATGCCTCGTCGAATGCGCGCTTATGTTGGACTTGCTGAAGAAAAATATAATTTACCAATCTACCCAGTATTAATTAATATTCTCAAAGTCAGTAACGCGGAAATCCCATCAACATACACATCAAATGTTGCAGGGTTGCAAGCACGCCAAGATTACCGCGTGATCAATTTATGGGAAGTCGATGTAAATATTGCCTTTGAGCAACCACTACCGTTATTACTGCCATTTGTCCCCATACTGAAAGGCGGTGAAAACGAATCTACAATTAGAGAAGCATTACAAGTTTTGCGTGCAGATGAGCAATTAAACCAACTGGAAACAGTGTTAGCTTTTTTTGCAACCTTTGTACTAGACAGCGCCTTAGTTCAAGAAATCATGAGGTGGGATATGGCTGTATTACACGAATCGCCTTGGTATCAAGAAATTTTACGCGAGGGTGAAAAACGCGGCGAGAAACGCGGTGAGGAACGGGGTGAAGAACGTGGATTGAAAAATGGTATTGAGTTGGCGTTAGAGATTAAATTTGGCACTTCTGGTTTAGAATTAATGCCAATTATCTCGCAAATCAATGATTTACAACAATTAAAAGCAATTCATCAGGCGATCAAAACTTCAAATACAGTTGAAGAATTAAGACAAGTTTTGTCATAAATTTAGCTCTTGTCCGGGCGTATTGCAATACGCCCCTTCTGCCTTGCAGTTAAAATCCCATTGCTTTGGCTACTGCACCCAATTCAGCATCAATACCTTGTTTAAATTGGCTGTGGCTGTGTTTAATGGCTGTATCTGGGTCTTTTAAACCATTCCCGGTGAGGACACAAACCACTGTCGCCCCTGTGGGAACTTGGTCTTTAACTTGCAATAACCCAGCTACAGAGGCAGCGCTGGCGGGTTCACAGAAAATACCTTCTGATGATGCCAAAAGTCTATAAGCAT comes from the Nodularia sp. NIES-3585 genome and includes:
- a CDS encoding IS701 family transposase, translating into MELVSRTATSTITVVDEYCNAYRDLFPEVRTFENFKHLHVGMLSDIKRKTLPEIAKAVGLHDAQPLQNFLTDSPWSVVVLQDRRLELTLKMLQGRSFKLVIDETGDKKKGKTTDYVARQYIGNLGKVDNGIVSVNAYGVLGDLTFPLIFLIYKPRKRLEEKGVYKTKPQLAVEIIETLLKYGFNFDLVLADSLYGESPTFIAVIDKHKKPYLLAIRSNHARFNVPEREAIYEVWQEFKRVFSDKKTQKRYIQQITCGDSKLITYWRITNDPETLPKNQTWYVKTNLKSDMADQLGNLYGFRNWVEYAFKQGKNELGWADFRLTNYHQIERWWELIMSAYLLVSLQANARNESDSESLHEKSSPPTISTEPENFSNHKWWDFNLGWKSTLNNLRLVIQPYVFWNLIKPWLIVFLNPKLQLGFQKLIEIMNQFQGYITVDSG
- a CDS encoding mechanosensitive ion channel family protein; the encoded protein is METIWNAVRSINYSGVPIAKIVTVIIILTLTQTLRRFFVAIIFKSIERFTSRSKTTLDDELITIIKPALSWLILIGGFWLSKEVLAEDIGLQLSQTIGSMLNLIVIFIVAYVVYRGSSILGQIIANVVLHTETELDELLRPLMPKIFQSAAVIILTIKASEIFLGQSAAALVALLGGAGITLGLLLKDIVYDWFCTLVIYSDNLYREGDWVGISGVDGFVQIRTIGFRTTTLHLTKWGSIIKMPNSKMITGIVENWSQNPGKELKWGLVLTLKIDNISARQTARICQSLEEIPKSIQGLSPSCTVRFKQIEKNARVIEIMTFVNDDNFYFTAEKDLNLAILELLEQEGIDFWNVEVRTEAEKYQRSLNAPNN